CCATTTTGTCCACACGTTGCACATTAACGGTAAAGGGAACACAAAGTTATTTATGACGGTCGCGaggattaaaaatcaatttaaatatcacACACTCAAACACACAcagttcaaacaaaaaaaatatatttttacgtaaatatacgtttaaaaaaattaagtctatAACTTCGATCCGTAAATTCAACTTTTATATTAGGATGTAAATCTCCTATATGCGGTGGATGTCAACAATTTGAcaaattttcagtaaatttgATTAGTGACAATGTACCCAGCACGCGGTATTTTTTCCATTGACCAATGCAACGATCTTTGTATTTACGTGAATCGctaattgacattgaaaaactataatttaaattgttataTGCTTGATTGACTGAAAGGGAGGAAAGAAGTGATTAGATAATTGATAAACTGGCCTTTTCACCCCGCTCCTCGTGTCTCTGCTGCTGCAATCTCCTCTTCAGCTGGACCATCTGGTTTTTCTTGATGTTCTTCGGATATGTTGGGGGTGGTCTCACAATTGTATACCCTGAATAAGTTGGATTTAAATTCATTAGGAGAGGCATCAACTGTTGTGGGTTTTGTGCTCTCTGAAGAACATTTAATAATTCGATTTTAGTCGATAATCGTCGATTCTCTGGGTCCTTCTTTAACTCTTTAAATAAAGATAGacaatataatttttccaaatcTTGGTTGTCTATCTGATCCCTTTCCTTTCGCTGGGTTACATTTAAGCTATTTTGCAATATCTCTACTATTTGATTGTCGACAACATTAACTTTTAGTTTCTTCGCGTTTCAAAAGCACGTGCTTGAAAGCGCCGAGTGTGTATAGGGTTTCAAAGGTCCTGAATGTGACCTGTCGCGCGGCGCTCCCGAATGGGAGGATTTGCGGAAGTCCTTCCATCATAAGTTTtagattgtattatattttcgcgTGCTATTTGTTGACTTGCGTTTAACTTTAAGCGTTTCCAAGAAGTTTATGGGGACTgatctagttgtgaaggtgttcttcaccaccagtccgccatgtattgtagacaggttcgtctgtgtttcggtattaaatacagctatatgttggatatggtatttattttgatgtaaCAACGTATACACGAGTATGATTATAAGTGGTataagtatgtcgttcagcggtctctggatatggtagagtgtcgctggctcggcattcggctatgttcagcaagtctctggatacggcagtgtgttgctggctcgttgttcggctatgttcagaaggtctctggatgcggcagtgtgttgctggctcgttgttcggctatgttcagaaggtctctggatgcggcagtgtgttgctggctcgttgttcggctatgttcagaaggtctctggatgcggcagtgtgttgctggctcgttgttcggctatgttcagaaggtctctggatgcggcagtgtgttgctggctcgttgttcggctatgttcggaaggtctctggatacggcagtgtgttgctgtaTCGTTCTCTAGGATTTGAAAGTTCTGGAGACTGATTTGAATGAGCCTCCAATTTTGTAGTTTGCTTCGTAGCAAGATTCAAACACTAACTGCTAATTTGGGTCGTTTTCGATCCCCTTGCTCAATAGCAATTTGTGTTGAAActgccaaaaatatttttttcgcaaTTTTGCGCtgcacaaaaattataataaattgaataaacgtAAAATGGAGAAATATTTCCATATTTGCGTTGTATaaaagcatatgtatatacatacacgtaagcagtatatgcatatgtatgtaaatacaataaagaaatcatcgcgctaaaaaaaaaaaacagaacgcAATATAATTGCTACTTTGGGTCGTTTCTAATCCCTTACTCAAAAGCAATTTGTGTTTATCTACAGCATCCTTTTTTGCAACGtaatgaagtggagtttttccgtctatttttattactaaatttagATGGAAGTTTTTCTCTAGGATTTGAAAGTTCTGGAGACTGATTTGACTTTCGACATTTTCCAAGTACTGTGGAATTACAGTATAACCTCTAATCAATGTTTTTATCTACAACATCCTTTCTTGCAAGATAATGAAGCGCAGTTTTGCCGTCTATTTTTTATTGCTAAATTTAGATGCAAAGTTTTTCTCTAGAATTTGAAAGTTCTGGAGATTGATTTGGATAAGCCTCCAATTTTGTAGTTTGCTTCGTAGCAAGATTCAAACACTAACTGCTACTTTGGGCCGTTTCCAATTCCTTGCTCAATAGTAATTTGTGTTGAAActgccaaaaatatttttttcgcaaTTTTGCGCtgcacaaaaattataataaattgaataaacgtAAAATGGAGAAATATTTCCATATTTGCGTTTCATaaaagcatatgtatatacatacacgtaagccgtatatgcatatgtatgtaaatacaataaagaaATCATCGCGCTATCAAATCAAACAGAACGCAATATAACTGCTACTTTGGGTCGTTTCTAATCCCTTACTCAAAAGCAATTTGTGTTTATCTACAGCATCCTTTTTTGCAACGtaatgaagtggagtttttccgtctatttttattactaaatttagATGGAAGTTTTTCTCTAGGATTTGAAAGTTCTGGAGACTGATTTGACTTTCGACATTTTCCAAGTACTGTGGAATTACAGGATAACCTCTAATCAATGTTTTTATCTACAACATCCTTTCTTGTAAGATAATGAAGCGCAGTTTTGCCGTCTATTTTTTATTGCTAAATTTAGATGCAAAGTTTTTCTCTAGAATTTGAAAGTTCTGGAGATTGATTTGGATAAGCCTCCAATTTTGTAGTTTGCTTCGTAGCAAGATTCAAACACTAACTGCTACTTTGGGCCGTTTCCAATTCCTTGCTCAATAGTAATTTGTGTTGAAActgccaaaaatatttttttcgcaaTTTTGCGCtgcacaaaaattataataaattgaataaacgtAAAATGGAGAAATATTTCCATATTTGCGTTGTATaaaagcatatgtatatacatacacgtaagcagtatatgcatatgtatgtaaatacaataaagaaatcatcgcgctaaaaaaaaaaaacagaacgcAATATAATTGCTACTTTGGGTCGTTTCTAATCCCTTACTCAAAAGCAATTTGTGTTTATCTACAGCATCCTTTTTTGCAACGtaatgaagtggagtttttccgtctatttttattactaaatttagATGGAAGTTTTTCTCTAGGATTTGAAAGTTCTGGAGACTGATTTGACTTTCGACATTTTCCAAGTACTGTGGAATTACAGTATAACCTCTAATCAATGTTTTTATCTACAACATCCTTTCTTGCAAGATAATGAAGCGCAGTTTTGCCGTCTATTTTTTATTGCTAAATTTAGATGCAAAGTTTTTCTCTAGAATTTGAAAGTTCTGGAGATTGATTTGGATAAGCCTCCAATTTTGTAGTTTGCTTCGTAGCAAGATTCAAACACTAACTGCTACTTTGGGCCGTTTCCAATTCCTTGCTCAATAGTAATTTGTGTTGAAActgccaaaaatatttttttcgcaaTTTTGCGCtgcacaaaaattataataaattgaataaacgtAAAATGGAGAAATATTTCCATATTTGCGTTGTATaaaagcatatgtatatacatacacgtaagcagtatatgcatatgtatgtaaatacaataaagaaatcatcgcgctaaaaaaaaaaaacagaacgcAATATAATTGCTACTTTGGGTCGTTTCTAATCCCTTACTCAAAAGCAATTTGTGTTTATCTACAGCATCCTTTTTTGCAACGtaatgaagtggagtttttccgtctatttttattactaaatttagATGGAAGTTTTTCTCTAGGATTTGAAAGTTCTGGAGACTGATTTGACTTTCGACATTTTCCAAGTACTGTGGAATTACAGTATAACCTCTAATCAATGTTTTTATCTACAACATCCTTTCTTGCAAGATAATGAAGCGCAGTTTTGCCGTCTATTTTTTATTGCTAAATTTAGATGCAAAGTTTTTCTCTAGAATTTGAAAGTTCTGGAGATTGATTTGGATAAGCCTCCAATTTTGTAGTTTGCTTCGTAGCAAGATTCAAACACTAACTGCTACTTTGGGCCGTTTCCAATTCCTTGCTCAATAGTAATTTGTGTTGAAActgccaaaaatatttttttcgcaaTTTTGCGCtgcacaaaaattataataaattgaataaacgtAAAATGGAGAAATATTTCCATATTTGCGTTTCATaaaagcatatgtatatacatacacgtaagccgtatatgcatatgtatgtaaatacaataaagaaATCATCGCGCTATCAAATCAAACAGAACGCAATATAACTGCTACTTTGGGTCGTTTCTAATCCCTTACTCAAAAGCAATTTGTGTTTATCTACAGCATCCTTTTTTGCAACGtaatgaagtggagtttttccgtctatttttattactaaatttagATGGAAGTTTTTCTCTAGGATTTGAAAGTTCTGGAGACTGATTTGACTTTCGACATTTTCCAAGTACTGTGGAATTACAGGATAACCTCTAATCAATGTTTTTATCTACAACATCCTTTCTTGTAAGATAATGAAGCGCAGTTTTGCcgtctattttttatttctaaatttaGATGCAAAGTTTTTCTCTAGAATTTGAAAGTTCTGGAGATTGATTTGGATAAGCCTCCAATTTTGTAGTTTGCTTCGTAGCAAGATTCAAACACTAACTGCTACTTTGGGCCGTTTCCAATTCCTTGCTCAATAGTAATTTGTGTTGAAActgtcaaaaatgtttttttcgcAATTTTGCGCTGcacaaaaattataatgaattgaataaacgtaaaatgaataaatatttccatatttgcgttgtataaaagtatatatacatGCACGTAATCGTTTTTTCAAgtcttttgatttgtttttcgattagcAGAGTTTGACTATGTATAAATAGCGTGTAAATTTATGATAatggatttttaaaaaaatctgttattgccTTTGGAGGTTTTTCTTCTAAGAAATAAAGTTTTAACGGATCCCACATCTGTAGTATCCTTTCAATCGCTGGAAGGAGCGATAACCACCTACTTCTTGAGTGGgatagtatattattatatgtgatCTCAGCAGActcgcaattttttttaagtttttcattCCCTACtgtatatatcgaaaaaaaattatatatttttaaaactacagATCCTATATCTTTTGACAAGATATCAGCGGCAGTAGAAGCCGTGTTGTGAATAATGTGTGCAGGACAACCGATTCCTTCTATTAGGTAAATCGAAAAgaaatgtcatttttttatgatacaacaaaacatttatttaaaaaaaaaactatacataattattctattaaatattttccatcATTATCTATGATCTTCCTCCACAATATAGGCAGTTTTTTAATACCTCGATCATAAAATTCTGGCggcttattattaaaatagaaatccAAGTGATTTTTTACTTCTTcgacatttgaaatttttttatcacgAAGAGAATGTTccatcgatttaaataaatgataatccGAAGGTGCTATATCAGGTGAATACGGTGGATGTTGAAGAACTTCCAAATCCAGCTCTCTTATTTTATCCTGGGTAATCCTTGCTGCATGAGGTCTTACATTGTCATGCTGTAAAATCCTTCTTTGATTATTGACTAAAactgatctttttttttttaacagttcCGTCTTTAATCGTTCCAATTGAGCACAATACAACTCTGCAGTAACCGTCTGTCCAGGTTTCAACAATTCGTAATGAATTATTCCCAAAACATCCCACCATACACATAGGAGAACTTTTTTCAACGTCAATGTTGGCCGAGGGGTAGGCACAGGTACCTGGTTCGATGATAACCATTGTTTTTTTCTCCGAGAATTACTGTAAAGGACCCACTTCTCATCCCCAGTAACAATTCGTCTTAGAAATGGATCTGTTTCGTTTCTGGACAATAGAGATGAACATATTGTTACGCGTTGATCTATGGCCGTTGGTGAAAGTTCGTGCGTTACCCATACACCCtgtctattttttttccaaGCCTTTTTAAATGGTTTTGAACTGTTGTACGTGGACAACCAAGGTCTTGTGACAATTCATGTATTGTTTTGCGCGGATCGGATTCCACTAATGAATTCAGGGTGTCATCATCGATTTTAAGGGGTCTTCCTGTTTTTGGTTTGTCCTTTAATGATCTATCGCCACTTTTGAACTTTTTAAACCATCTATAGCACTTTCGAGTATCCAAGATGTCTCCATAAATATCACAGATGGTCTGGGTAGCTTCTTTTGACTTTAATcctttgtcaaataaaaatagcataaaatatCGCAAATGTGTTTCTTCAATCTCAGGCCTCTGCATTTTTCTACTAaggccaaaaaaataaaacaaatgtcaaaaatgAAAGATTACTAATAGAGCTTCAAAATGATACTAACCACGACGTGTTAACTCGACGGCAACCGTTGACAAACTGATTTCAAAGTGACGCAACAAAAAAATGACATTTCTTTTCGATTTACCTAAATATCTTTTGACAAGATATCAGCGGCAGTAGAAGCCGTTTTAAGTGCCTCAATACAAAATGTCGTTATTGTATCCGACGTTTCATTTGGTAATGTTTTTAATTCGAGCAGTTTAATTTTCAAGCCATCATTACCCGTAAAATAATGTATGAGTAATGGAAACATCTTTTCGCATTTATGATTACTCGAATCTATAATATCTGCTTCCAGGGCATTAGCGCTGTCAGgccaatttttaaaacacttgtgcTCAGTTGcatctatatttaattttgtagctCTGGCACATATGCAGCAATAAGAGTTTCGTACTCCGAGAtttaaacctttttttattttacttcgtAGCCCTACTATACACTCTGCACCAGACAAGGAGctaaacttatttttatatgactTTCAGTAAGGGATATCCTTGCTCGTCTATGCCACCATTTAAAAAGCGAGCCTTTTTTCTTCTTCAGCAGCCACAATCCAGATTGTAGGCGCAAAATGTTGTTCTATGCTTGTGTAAGTTTTACGATACATGGCATATTTAATACACCACAAATTTCATTCAATTGTGAATAGCCATTACCTGTACAAACAATTCCTTCTACGAAAGCATTATTTGCGCAAACTGGCAGTTACCGATCTTCGGAGTATACAGTTAGTTTCCTTTGCTTAGCACCTACGTTTGCCACACCGAAAAACATATTCGTTGAGAAaaccttttcttatttctttcaCAAAATTTAAGTCAGACAATGTACAGTTAGTGTGTTCATGCGCTCAAGTTTTGAAAgcgctgaaaataaatatttaatattcactATTCGGCGCCCTCCtaattgttcatgaatatctgtTTCGTCAGTATtgtctgcttctgcttctataaCTAAATCATCAAGCCTCGTCGATGACGTTGTACTAGCTATTTCTGATCAATTTTGATCGAGTAAATCTCACGTAACTGTAAACGAAGATGTCGGTCCAGAACTTGTGGAAGCTGTAGTTAAGTTTCCAATTGGCGACATCGATGTAACTGTAAATCGAGAATATTATTAGGCTGCCGCAGCCAAAATATTGAGCAGCCAGTTTCGGCAGCCAGAGTCGACGGCCCTCCCGTCAAGCGATATGGACGTAgaagaaataattatttacctCTTGTTTCGTAAAAAACGCAAAGCAAAGAGAAGATTTTGGATTCATCCTCTTCTTCTGGAACGACACTCAAAAGgcctatttaataattattttaaggatCTTCGTAACAACGAAGAacgtttttttaacattacaaGAATGTCAGTGAAATCGTTTGATAACCTCTTGAACAaaataagaaattcaattacGGTTACTAATACTCGTATGCGAGCTTGTATAATTCCAgaagaaaaattgataattaCTTTGTGGTGAgtacatcaatcaaatatattgtgtgtatttttagaagcatttattttttacatttcttggAATGATTCTGATTCCTGAAACAAGTCAAGTATTTCAGTATTCTGAGTATCTGATACATTTGTATCGGTTGGTGATAACCGCTCATTATATGCCGTAGTACGATTGCGATATTGCCCACTGCTGAAGGTTTCCTGTTCATGGTTTGGCTGTGTCGAGTATTGGCGATATTGCCCATTAATTGAAGTTTTTGCTCCATAATTCGATTGTGTCGTATATCTTCGGCTATATGTTGCTGGTTCATTATCAGCATAGCCTTGGCGAAACAGACCAAATTGGGAATGCTGAGTTTCCATAGGATGCGGTTGTGCTCTTTGTATTACGTCCATTATCTCCATTCTTGTAGAAAGCTTACGACGTTTCGGaatgtttttaaaatcttctAGAAGCGAAAGCAAAAATAGTCTATCTGTATCAGATTCTTGCTTCCTTTCACGCTCTTCTCTTACTGCGATGTTTCAATGTTTCAACAAAACTTTCATCGGCagttttcttcttctttttggcAACAGGTGAACGAATTTGATTGCTACCATTATCATCGTTAGTTTTGGCAGTGCGTGTTTCATCCATGCTATTTTGAGTTTCATTATTTACTACCGTTTTCCTAAGAAAGTGTAGTTCATCGAAATATACGTAAGGGCTCTTACGAAACGAGGCATTTGGTATATCTGAAAATGTAATGCGTCCTTATGGAGGAAGGGGTTTAACAGACAAGAAAATAATCTTTAACTACCGATTGTCCCGGGCTAGGCGGTTCATAGAATGCACGTTTGGCATTCTGGCAAATAAATGGAGAATTTTTCACCGTCCGATAGATGTTCGAAAAGAATTTGCAATTGCTATAGTACAAGCATGCTGTGTTTTACACAATTATGTACGAGAAAGGGATGGCTACAAATTTCAAGATACACTGTACGTCCCTCCAGAGCTAGAAATACCCCCAGGTCCCTCATATAGAGGGAGCCAATCATCAACATGTTACAGGGATTTATTTGcggattattttataaatgaaaatccgCTAGAATGGCAAAACAGGGTTACATTGGGATAAGTACTATACATACTGTATATGAAtcagaataataaaattacttacCGAATTCATTCTTTTCATTTTCTGCTAAGCTTTCCTCACACATTGTATCAGAATTAAACCATTTCGGAAAAGATCTAGTGTTGTTAAATGAAGCTTTCTTcggaaatatagaattaaaaatattatataataaataataaaatttcctaACTGCGTCATTAACATCTGTACTCCATCCACGTTCATGCAGTAGCTCAGACGGCATAGATTTACCAACAGATCACTTCCAcaacacaatttaaaaataaagtttaaggCTGGGTGATAGTTGTCTATGGCCACTAATTGAATGTTATCATCTACTACATTGTGACAATTATTTGCATTGGTAAATATTAAGTCAAGTTTGCTGTCAAACATATTCACAACATTATtcaattgtattaaattataaaattcgcACATCATTGACAAGTGATCATTCATATATCTCAACGAATTACTGTTGAAGTCCCCCAAAATCAATAATCTTTTCTTCATCAAACGATCACTCAGCTCACTCATCTTGTTAAAGAACAAAGACACTTCATTATCTGGCATATTTGGGGGGAAAATAAACaacacaaacatacaaagtgaAAGTTCTAAAATCTATAGAAATCCATAAATGTTCGCCAGTAATCTCAAGATGATCCAAGCGTCGACAGGAACGAACTGCTTCACGACGAACCGCTAGCAGAACTCCACCCCCGTGTCCGACTCTGTCTCTCCTGAATACAATGTACCGGTCGTCAAAGAGCTGTTCATTGATGATGGAGTCGTTAAGCCACGTGTCAGTGAGTGCAATCAGATCAAAATTACAAGACTGCACagaattataaaattcaattgtcttgGTCGCAAGACCTCTTACGTTTTGGTAATAGAAATGAATTACAGACTTAGACTCATCATTAATTGTGGAAAATTTCCTAGTTTTTCTTGGCACCATTTGATGCCAAATTCCTTGGAAAGTGCCATTTGTCTAAACCAATACCAACTGGCCAGAATTCAGAACTAAGTAACGTTTCATAGATGTGAGATGGAACTCCGATTTTGAAAGAAGAGTACTTCCTTGCCGTGGGTAATTTTTCAATCATAATCAAGTCAGATACCACAccttttttaataatgaattgCTTGATGTCGTCCTCAgaagtagataagtcaaaaaaaaatatatgtagatacctgGATCTAGGTGATGACACCAAACTATTATCAATAGCTGAACCAATAATATAAGTTGGAGTTTTCCGCCGTGGTGGTTTCGCAGGTAATGACTATTCCGCGAAGCCGCATCATTTTGAGTAGCTTTATGAGAAGCTGTACCATTAGGAGAATCTGCACCATATTGTGAAGCTGCACCATCCTGTGGATCAGGGAGTGGAACCCGAGGTGTAGGTGAAGGAGAAAGCGAGTTGTTCTTCTCTGACTTGCTTTCCTTATTCTTTTTCTTCACCTGGGCCGGGCTAGCAGGTGAGATTTGAGTACTTGGCATATATTGACTATCGGAAACACCACAAACGATCGCTCGGATACCATGCAAGGCTCTTTTGTCAGAAACACAAGTCTGTGCTAATGATTTAACACCCGTTATCAATTCCTCAAACGCAGACAGAAGACACGATTTTTGATTGTTAGAAAGCATGTTTGATTAAgtaattactttatttaattctaaCGACCTCTTCAGGAATTCCTCCGGAGTATTAGACATTATAATGGTCAATAAACttcacaattaaatttaatttattttattaaaattaatattaaattttaaatttatcgtatttattattaaatgtatcgatcacaaacacacacacacacaaatatgtatgtataatatacggtAACGGTAGTCGGCGATTGTGACAATTAATACAAAGTTAATAATATGACAAAACgtttgtatataaaacaaagaaatataataatataaaaaagtaaatttttcagGCACCACAGTCAATTAT
The nucleotide sequence above comes from Arctopsyche grandis isolate Sample6627 chromosome 4, ASM5162203v2, whole genome shotgun sequence. Encoded proteins:
- the LOC143911146 gene encoding uncharacterized protein LOC143911146; translated protein: MFSKSLDTAVCCWLVVRLCSEGLWMRQCVAGSLFGYVQKVSGCGSVLLARCSAMFRRSLDAAVCCWLVVRLCSEGLWMRQCVAGSLFGYVRKVSGYGSVLLYRSLGFESSGD